One part of the Schistocerca piceifrons isolate TAMUIC-IGC-003096 chromosome 2, iqSchPice1.1, whole genome shotgun sequence genome encodes these proteins:
- the LOC124775792 gene encoding E3 SUMO-protein ligase KIAA1586-like, with translation MSLMIDESTTISQLSSLIIYLRTKVPGMTETTYIFIDIVELKSLTAEAAKDYQSRELTDRGIYSGLLKCITKVDFILNLTLMFDTLQELSELNLELQSRDITLYSAQQKIRNQLLVSEERKLSCGPHYYEALKAVQELNFRGIPLEKGATVRHLERSIFYDCLKQRMENRLLQTEDIAISECAKVLDSPNWPENPEITYGETNIKTLCCRFALPQRQICGGFRECLMEKKIPASLLPFQSALKCVPISTSECERGFYQMNLIVSTTRASFHLSTVSNLMFIQLVGPPLMLFQPMDYVRSWFMKGRRLATDSKSKVRRRQDYSSHELKSVWKLL, from the exons ATGTCATTAATGATTGATGAGAGCACAACAATTAGTCAGTTATCATctttaataatttatttacgaaCCAAAGTGCCTGGCATGACAGAGACCACATATATTTTCATTGATATAGTTGAGCTGAAAAGTCTTACTGCTGAag ctgcaaaagatTATCAAAGCAGGGAATTAACTGACAGAGGTATATACAGTGGTTTATTAAAGTGTATTACCAAAGTTGACTTCATTCTCAACTTGACTCTAATGTTCGATACTCTTCAAGAATTATCAGAATTAAATCTTGAGCTACAGTCAAGAGACATCACACTGTATTCTGCCCAACAGAAGATCAGAAATCAGCTGTTGGTGTCTGAAGAAAGAAAACTGAGCTGTGGTCCTCATTACTATGAAGCTCTCAAAGCAGTCCAAGAGCTGAACTTCAGAGGAATTCCACTGGAAAAGGGGGCAACTGTCAGACATCTTGAGCGCAGCATATTTTACGATTGTCTGAAACAGCGGATGGAGAATCGTCTTCTGCAGACAGAGGACATTGCTATCTCTGAATGTGCGAAAGTTTTGGACTCACCAAATTGGCCTGAGAATCCTGAAATAACATATGgtgaaacaaatatcaaaacttTATGTTGTCGTTTTGCTCTTCCACAGAGGCAAATATGTGGAGGATTTCGGGAGTGTTTGATGGAGAAGAAAATTCCAGCATCCCTCCTTCCTTTTCAGAGTGCGCTGAAATGTGTTCCTATATCAACGAGTGAATGTGAACGTGGGTTTTACCAAATGAATCTGATAGTCTCAACAACAAGAGCTTCATTTCATCTTTCCACAGTCAGCAATCTGATGTTCATACAGTTGGTTGGTCCTCCACTGATGTTGTTCCAGCCCATGGACTATGTACGCTCTTGGTTCATGAAAGGCAGACGTCTTGCTACTGACAGCAAGAGTAAAGTAAGAAGGCGTCAAGACTACAGCAGCCATGAACTGAAGTCAGTTTGGAAACTGTTGTAA